A stretch of the Archangium violaceum genome encodes the following:
- a CDS encoding ROK family transcriptional regulator — MRQEAGLSRADLAKRSGLTKSTVSLLVQDLIDEGWLCESEAPVSNAVGRRPTPLRLDPSRLALIGAEIGVDYLNVVACNLQGELLGSRQQPYSPSDLGSTLTALAGLVAQQDASLCAQGWRVLGISVGVPGTVDVHGHRVGVVPNLGWHHQDIEQPLCEALKRAGVRQSPVKVLNEANAAALSEYVFGTGAQTNSLVYLSMGIGVGGGIVLGDRLHLGHDGTAGEVGHTVLQLDGPPCRCGSRGCAETFISQRAVSLDITGTPDPVLPIGELARRVAGGDATAVAAARRAGRYLGMLMQNICNMLDPAVLVLGGPMVQLGPVFLDAARECFTGLQARYAFHTTEVRHCRFGINACAVGAAGAVLHEALMV; from the coding sequence GTGAGGCAGGAGGCGGGCCTGTCGCGGGCGGACCTCGCCAAGCGCAGTGGGCTGACGAAGTCCACCGTCAGCCTGCTGGTGCAGGACTTGATCGACGAGGGCTGGTTGTGCGAGTCCGAGGCGCCCGTATCCAACGCCGTGGGCCGGCGCCCAACGCCCCTGCGGCTCGACCCCTCTCGCCTGGCGCTCATAGGTGCCGAGATCGGCGTGGACTACCTGAACGTGGTCGCGTGCAACCTCCAGGGGGAACTGCTCGGCTCTCGTCAGCAACCGTATTCGCCCTCGGACCTGGGCTCCACGCTCACGGCGCTTGCCGGGCTTGTCGCTCAACAGGACGCTTCGCTGTGCGCCCAGGGCTGGCGCGTCCTGGGGATCAGCGTCGGAGTTCCAGGAACCGTAGATGTGCACGGTCATCGGGTGGGCGTGGTGCCAAACCTCGGCTGGCACCACCAGGACATCGAGCAGCCGCTGTGTGAGGCGTTGAAGAGAGCCGGCGTACGCCAATCGCCGGTGAAGGTGCTGAACGAAGCCAACGCCGCGGCGTTGTCCGAGTACGTCTTTGGCACTGGCGCCCAGACGAACTCACTCGTCTACCTGAGCATGGGCATTGGCGTAGGCGGGGGGATCGTTCTCGGAGATCGGCTCCACCTCGGTCATGACGGCACGGCAGGGGAAGTCGGCCATACGGTGCTGCAACTCGACGGGCCGCCGTGCCGGTGCGGTAGCCGCGGCTGCGCTGAAACCTTCATCTCACAGCGGGCAGTCAGTCTTGATATTACGGGCACCCCAGACCCCGTGCTGCCAATCGGCGAACTGGCGCGTCGGGTGGCCGGGGGCGATGCGACGGCAGTGGCGGCCGCGCGTCGTGCAGGGCGCTACCTGGGCATGCTGATGCAGAACATCTGCAACATGCTCGACCCGGCAGTCCTCGTGCTTGGCGGCCCCATGGTACAGCTCGGCCCGGTCTTTCTTGATGCGGCCCGCGAGTGCTTCACAGGGCTGCAGGCGCGGTACGCCTTCCACACCACCGAAGTACGGCACTGCCGCTTCGGCATCAATGCTTGCGCTGTGGGCGCCGCAGGTGCAGTGCTGCATGAAGCCCTGATGGTCTGA
- a CDS encoding GNAT family N-acetyltransferase: protein MSIKRADAACLARLAHCDFSFEVTAEATGPFDGDSIGPIVPVVPCYIKSYGFDPDELADYLGRTDRTLFVAEAEGCPIGYAAVSQGWNHYAIIDDIAVDAAHRRFGAARLLMDAAVEWAAHAGARGVRLETQSNNIAACRFYKRYGFVLGGYDRYLYQALHPGTREIALFWYLLLPMKGAAEL, encoded by the coding sequence ATCAGCATCAAGCGTGCGGATGCGGCCTGCCTGGCGCGGCTTGCCCATTGTGACTTCTCATTCGAGGTGACGGCTGAGGCGACTGGACCGTTCGATGGCGACAGCATCGGGCCGATCGTTCCAGTCGTGCCTTGTTACATCAAGAGCTATGGGTTCGACCCCGATGAGCTGGCTGACTACCTTGGCCGGACGGATCGTACTCTCTTTGTCGCCGAGGCAGAGGGCTGTCCCATTGGCTATGCCGCCGTCTCCCAAGGCTGGAATCACTATGCCATCATCGACGACATTGCCGTGGACGCTGCTCATCGAAGATTTGGCGCCGCCCGCCTGTTGATGGACGCAGCTGTGGAATGGGCGGCCCATGCCGGAGCGCGGGGCGTGCGGCTCGAGACGCAATCGAACAACATCGCGGCCTGTCGCTTCTACAAGCGGTATGGCTTCGTGCTAGGCGGATACGACCGTTATCTCTATCAGGCGCTACATCCTGGCACGCGGGAAATTGCCCTGTTCTGGTACCTGCTGCTCCCAATGAAGGGCGCTGCAGAGCTTTGA
- a CDS encoding transposase, with translation MLLKDVGLLSDVLTVFLRAVFALQRRRARRQGLRGGQAGAVSFIQFFGSALQVTPHFHSLVPDGVFVPREGGVRFEPLPPPTQGEVERLLKVVRHRVLRLLEKRGALPAQGPEDALQAYQAHSLQRRLRWTEVDVRPPPRKQPRCAFMEGFSLHANTHLHANDRQGLERLCRYGARGALALERLSRAEDGRIAYQMKRPLPDGTTHLLFTGLELLRRVASLVPPPRANLTRFHGVFAPGARLRPFLVPQAGEEEASVAPQAAARQETRKERRARVDWAGLLRRTFAVEVLACVRCGGRRRVLAYVNEAGGVRAIVEHLGLPTAGARLAPAHGPLHASWC, from the coding sequence GTGCTGCTCAAGGACGTGGGACTGCTCTCGGACGTCCTCACCGTCTTCCTGCGCGCAGTGTTTGCCCTGCAGCGCCGAAGGGCACGGCGGCAGGGCCTGCGCGGTGGGCAGGCCGGGGCCGTGTCGTTCATCCAGTTCTTCGGCTCCGCCTTGCAGGTGACTCCGCACTTCCACTCGCTGGTGCCGGACGGTGTCTTCGTGCCGCGGGAGGGCGGCGTGCGCTTCGAGCCGTTGCCTCCGCCCACGCAAGGCGAGGTGGAGCGGCTGCTGAAGGTCGTGCGCCACCGGGTGCTGCGCCTGCTGGAGAAAAGAGGAGCCCTGCCCGCGCAAGGCCCCGAGGACGCGCTACAGGCATACCAGGCGCACTCCCTGCAGCGGCGGCTGCGCTGGACGGAGGTGGACGTGCGGCCCCCTCCCCGAAAGCAGCCCCGATGCGCCTTCATGGAGGGCTTCTCCCTGCACGCCAACACGCACCTGCACGCCAACGACAGGCAGGGTCTGGAGCGGCTATGCCGCTACGGAGCGCGCGGTGCACTGGCGCTGGAGCGTTTGTCACGAGCGGAGGATGGCCGCATCGCCTACCAAATGAAGCGCCCGCTGCCGGACGGTACGACGCACCTGCTCTTCACCGGGCTGGAACTTTTACGGCGTGTGGCGTCCCTGGTGCCTCCGCCTCGGGCAAACCTCACAAGGTTCCACGGCGTCTTCGCTCCAGGCGCACGACTGCGGCCATTTCTGGTCCCCCAAGCAGGAGAGGAGGAGGCGAGCGTGGCGCCCCAGGCAGCTGCGAGGCAGGAAACGAGGAAGGAGCGGAGGGCGCGAGTGGACTGGGCAGGGCTACTACGAAGGACCTTCGCGGTGGAGGTGTTGGCCTGCGTGAGGTGTGGAGGCAGGCGGCGAGTGCTGGCGTACGTGAACGAGGCGGGAGGGGTGCGAGCGATTGTGGAGCACCTGGGCCTGCCCACGGCAGGTGCGAGGCTGGCCCCGGCGCACGGGCCCCTCCACGCCTCGTGGTGTTGA
- a CDS encoding isocitrate lyase/phosphoenolpyruvate mutase family protein: MGGHALPLERLLQTASVITRAIDVLLTLDMEHGFGNTPEKVVAAVTSVARLGVAGINIEDADLPPENPRDSGA, from the coding sequence ATTGGCGGCCACGCCCTGCCGCTCGAACGCCTGCTGCAGACCGCCAGCGTCATCACCCGCGCCATCGATGTGCTCCTGACCCTCGACATGGAGCACGGCTTCGGCAACACGCCGGAGAAAGTGGTCGCCGCCGTGACCTCCGTCGCGCGCCTGGGCGTCGCGGGCATCAACATCGAGGATGCCGACCTGCCGCCCGAAAACCCGCGTGACTCCGGTGCATGA